One Hydrogenophaga crassostreae genomic region harbors:
- a CDS encoding nuclear transport factor 2 family protein: protein MTITEQLTALETERCRCVVEQDYQRLGDMLSPALIHTHIRGNVDTKESYLRFVSGLVESLELRREGLRVVSLGDTAAVMHGKQINRARKRGQTDELLLESMVTQVWALEADGQWRLAAFHASPLSAPPPPVAH, encoded by the coding sequence ATGACCATCACTGAACAATTGACGGCCCTGGAAACCGAGCGCTGCCGCTGCGTGGTCGAGCAGGACTATCAGCGGCTGGGCGACATGCTCTCGCCCGCGCTGATCCACACCCACATCCGCGGCAACGTGGACACCAAAGAGAGTTACCTCCGCTTCGTGAGCGGCCTGGTCGAATCGCTGGAACTGCGGCGCGAAGGCCTGCGGGTGGTGTCGCTCGGTGACACAGCGGCGGTGATGCACGGCAAACAGATCAACCGCGCCCGCAAACGCGGCCAGACCGACGAGCTGCTGCTGGAATCCATGGTCACGCAGGTGTGGGCATTGGAAGCCGATGGCCAATGGCGCCTCGCCGCCTTCCATGCCTCACCCTTGAGCGCACCACCGCCCCCCGTGGCGCACTGA
- a CDS encoding DUF1302 domain-containing protein: MKKRHTHRALARRLTAIGAASIMASGAQAMELDLGNPDIKARWDNTVKYSNAFRVKDASPELAGGQDNGNQNDGDNNFGKGMVSNRLDVFSEFDLQSRNYGLRLSGSAWYDTVYNSSTDNTTRSSNHLPASEFTSDTRKAMGRDAELLDAFVWGRFDLADKPVTMRLGRHTLLWGETLFFGANGIAGGQAPLDLIKLLSVPNSQFKEIARPTGKLSGQVQLSDELTLGGYIGYEWEKTRLMPVGAYLSASDTLGAGAERINAGPIGSFEKAPDIDASDSGQGGLQLRWNAEDIATDFGLYAIRYHATGPSNNFTTLSGFPPGPRGPGNLAAESYRWAYHQGIRAFGVSAAKTVGSWSLAGEASIRQNTPLASSVQNVLPAVGAGVTKDNDKNPGYAVGETAHLNFSWLASLGPSFISREASFLGEIAWNTRTKVNKNADMLNPNADKSATGVRMVYSPSYRQALPGVDISPSVGLGYTWGKSSAVGNAFGVDKGGDFNIGVAGTYLGRWIASLNYVHYLGPIGGSVDKNTNVQFKQALKDRNFVTFSLRTTF; encoded by the coding sequence ATGAAAAAACGGCATACGCACCGCGCGTTGGCGCGCCGACTGACAGCCATTGGCGCCGCATCCATCATGGCCAGCGGAGCACAGGCCATGGAGCTGGACCTTGGAAACCCCGACATCAAGGCCCGTTGGGACAACACGGTCAAATACAGCAATGCCTTTCGTGTCAAGGACGCATCGCCCGAGCTCGCAGGCGGTCAGGACAATGGCAACCAGAACGATGGCGACAACAACTTTGGCAAGGGCATGGTCTCCAACCGGCTCGACGTGTTCAGTGAGTTCGACCTGCAAAGCCGGAACTACGGGCTTCGCCTGAGTGGGTCGGCGTGGTACGACACGGTCTACAACAGCAGCACCGACAACACCACCCGCAGTTCCAACCACCTGCCAGCCAGCGAGTTCACGTCGGACACCCGAAAAGCCATGGGTCGCGATGCAGAACTGCTCGACGCCTTTGTATGGGGCCGCTTCGATCTGGCCGACAAGCCCGTCACCATGCGCCTGGGCCGCCACACCTTGTTGTGGGGCGAGACGCTGTTCTTCGGTGCCAACGGCATCGCTGGCGGTCAGGCCCCGCTAGATCTGATCAAGCTGCTGTCGGTACCCAATTCCCAATTCAAGGAAATCGCCCGCCCCACCGGCAAACTTTCCGGGCAGGTGCAACTGAGCGACGAGCTGACTCTGGGTGGCTACATTGGCTACGAATGGGAAAAAACCCGTTTGATGCCAGTGGGCGCGTACCTGTCGGCCTCCGATACCCTGGGCGCTGGCGCTGAGCGCATCAACGCCGGCCCGATTGGCTCCTTCGAAAAGGCGCCCGATATCGATGCCAGCGACAGCGGACAGGGCGGCTTGCAGCTGCGCTGGAACGCCGAAGACATCGCAACCGACTTCGGTCTCTATGCCATCCGCTACCACGCCACTGGCCCGAGCAACAACTTCACCACCCTCAGCGGCTTCCCGCCCGGCCCGCGCGGTCCTGGCAACCTGGCTGCCGAAAGCTACCGGTGGGCCTACCACCAGGGCATCCGTGCCTTCGGCGTGAGCGCAGCGAAAACCGTGGGCTCCTGGAGCCTGGCCGGCGAGGCATCCATTCGCCAGAACACGCCCTTGGCGAGCTCGGTGCAAAACGTGCTGCCGGCTGTTGGCGCGGGCGTGACCAAAGACAACGACAAGAATCCAGGCTATGCCGTCGGCGAAACCGCGCACCTGAACTTCTCGTGGCTGGCCAGCCTGGGCCCCAGCTTCATTTCGCGGGAAGCCAGCTTCCTGGGCGAGATCGCCTGGAACACCCGCACCAAGGTGAACAAGAACGCCGACATGCTCAACCCCAACGCCGACAAGTCGGCCACCGGTGTGCGCATGGTGTATTCGCCCAGCTACCGCCAGGCCTTGCCAGGTGTCGACATCTCCCCCAGCGTCGGCCTGGGCTACACCTGGGGCAAGTCTTCGGCCGTGGGCAACGCCTTCGGTGTTGACAAAGGTGGCGATTTCAACATCGGCGTCGCCGGCACCTACCTCGGTCGCTGGATCGCTTCTTTGAACTACGTGCACTACCTGGGCCCGATCGGCGGCTCGGTGGACAAGAACACCAACGTCCAGTTCAAGCAGGCCTTGAAGGACCGCAACTTCGTGACCTTCTCGCTGCGCACCACTTTCTGA